In one window of Arctopsyche grandis isolate Sample6627 chromosome 6, ASM5162203v2, whole genome shotgun sequence DNA:
- the LOC143913745 gene encoding cytoplasmic dynein 2 intermediate chain 2-like isoform X1 encodes MFSNYHSDVVGFGSNWNTERRMNDNESQTEPLKILNQTTSTNPLKDSGIQSDIQIESVPQTLSSSTLNSLSNWLKKISPMILSELKFNETSNVFDDDVSSEDEEQDSKLSIVQTICINATQDVNNELGTASLNLDQSNMNQMPIIGLSWNSIGYTLAAASGYLYHESWCEHIGSIFVYSKKSNAKDLIAIYETKMSSCITVIIFHPKESDLLAVATVSGEISLYNISHLNDGSNREVLLCSESSSHTGKCISSLLWLNNEQTNKYLMKTFSITEKILVSGGSDGKVIIWIVNLSTSSISKNTCFELYNAMARKTNLLPDISCVDFYHIFKTSDKMFLQSDQSLIDREDLDDYFAVGCKTGELLLCRTSTARSFGTSNLDPCVGNLEAHKACILNLSFSSTKPRILLTLGADQEIRIYDVIVNSPIQIIYLDNEFSCIKWLPTSGSSVIVSASKHTDLFPLQVFNVDTRREIALKGFVMDKSADVNVGQSTFEFHNREHNLLACGDVCGKISIMKIPIKNLQ; translated from the exons ATGTTTAGCAATTATCATAGTGATGTGGTCGGCTTTGGATCTAATTGGAACACAGAAAG ACGTATGAACGATAATGAAAGTCAAACGGAGCCTTTGAAAATACTTAACCAAACAACATCAACAAATCCTTTGAAAGACTCGGGC ATACAATCAGATATTCAAATAGAGTCGGTACCTCAAACCTTGTCATCGAGCACTTTAAATAGTCTCAGTAACTGGCTAAAGAAAATCTCACCGATGATTTTATCGGAATTAAAATTCAACGAAACGAGCAATGTATTTGATGA TGATGTAAGTTCTGAAGATGAAGAGCAAGACTCTAAATTGTCCATTGTACAAACTATTTGCATTAATGCAACGCAAGATGTCAACAACGAATTAGGAACGGCCAGTTTAAATTTGGATCAATCCAATATGAATCAG atgCCGATTATAGGCCTATCGTGGAATTCAATTGGATATACTTTAGCCGCAGCCAGCGGTTATCTTTATCATGAAAGTTGGTGTGAACATATTGGAAGTATTTTCGTTTATAGTAAAAa AAGTAATGCCAAAGATTTAATAGCAATATATGAAACGAAAATGTCTTCATGCATTACAGTTATAATTTTTCATCCCAAAGAATCTGATTTACTGGCTGTAGCAACCGTTTCTG GTGAAATCTCACTATACAATATTTCACATTTGAATGACGGTTCGAATAGAGAAGTGCTTTTATGTTCTGAGTCAAGTTCTCATACTGGAAAGTGTATTTCTAGTTTATTATGGCTCAATAATGAACAAACAAATAAGTACTTAATGAAGACGTTTTCTATTACTGAAAAG ATATTAGTATCTGGTGGGTCTGATGGAAAAGTAATAATTTGGATTGTTAATCTTTCCACTTCTTCAATTTCGAAGAATACGTG CTTTGAATTGTACAATGCAATGGCTAGGAAAACAAATCTTTTACCTGACATAAGTTGTGTAGATTTTTATCACATATTTAAGACGAGTGATAAAATGTTTTTGCAGTCTGATCAGTCGCTAATCGACAG GGAAGATCTGGATGACTATTTTGCAGTCGGTTGCAAAACTGGTGAATTATTATTGTGTAGAACTTCAACTGCCAGGTCATTTGGAA CATCAAATTTAGACCCGTGTGTTGGAAATTTAGAAGCTCATAAGGCGTGCATATTAAATCTATCATTTTCTTCAACAAAACCTCGCATACTGCTCACATTAGGAGCCGATCAAGAGATTAGAATTTATGATGTTATAGTG AACTCGCCcattcaaataatatatttagataaTGAATTTTCATGCATAAAATGGCTTCCTACAAGTGGTTCATCGGTGATTGTATCTGCGTCAAAGCATACTGATTTATTTCCattacaa gTTTTTAATGTAGATACAAGAAGAGAGATCGCATTGAAAGGATTTGTAATGGACAAATCTGCCGATGTTAACGTTGGACAGAGTACATTCGAGTTTCATAATAGAGA ACACAATTTACTCGCTTGTGGAGATGTTTGCGGTAAAATATCTATAATGAAAAttccaattaaaaatttacaatag
- the LOC143913746 gene encoding phosphate carrier protein, mitochondrial-like codes for MFSSLIDMTRISPFRSPFSMVQCETPQAPRENLTNALVPTRVIAAAATPPTQVDSCEFGSNKYFMLCGLGGILSCGITHTAVVPLDLVKCRLQVDGEKYKNVVNGFKVTLREEGVRGLAKGWAPTFFGYSAQGMCKFGLYEVFKVQYAGMISEETAYTYRTFLYLAASASAEFFADIALSPMEAAKVRIQTMPGFANTLREALPKMIKAEGFSTFYKGLVPLWLRQIPYTMMKFACFEKTVELLYKHIVPKPRDQCSKGEQLVVTFAAGYIAGVFCAIVSHPADTVVSKLNQDSSATVGGIVGKLGWGGVWKGLGPRIVMIGTLTALQWFIYDAVKVWLRMPRPPPPEMPESMKKRLEAEAK; via the exons ATGTTTTCGTCACTCATTGATATGACTCGCATCTCTCCCTTCAGAAGTCCCTTCTCAATGGTGCAATGCGAAACACCCCAAGCACCCCGAGAGAACCTTACCAATGCTCTCGTACCC ACCCGAGTCATCGCCGCAGCTGCTACTCCACCAACCCAAGTAGACTCGTGCGAATTCGgctccaataaatatttcatgcTGTGTGGCCTTGGAGGCATCTTATCTTGCG GTATCACTCACACTGCTGTTGTACCGCTCGATTTAGTGAAATGCCGTCTTCAAGTAGATGGCGAGAAATACAAGAACGTGGTGAACGGTTTCAAAGTGACCCTTCGCGAAGAGGGCGTACGAGGTCTCGCCAAAGGATGGGCGCCCACATTCTTCGGATATTCCGCtcag GGAATGTGCAAGTTCGGCTTGTATGAAGTGTTCAAAGTACAATACGCTGGTATGATTTCTGAAGAGACCGCTTACACTTACCGTACATTCTTGTATTTGGCCGCGTCGGCTTCCGCTGAATTCTTCGCCGATATTGCCCTGTCTCCCATGGAGGCCGCCAAG GTGCGCATCCAAACTATGCCCGGTTTCGCCAACACGTTGCGCGAAGCTTTACCCAAGATGATCAAAGCCGAAGGCTTCTCCACATTCTACAAAGGTTTAGTTCCCCTCTGGCTCCGACAGATCCCATACACCATGATGAAGTTCGCCTGCTTCGAAAAAACCGTCGAGTTGCTCTacaa GCACATTGTACCGAAACCTCGTGACCAGTGCTCGAAGGGAGAGCAGCTGGTTGTAACCTTCGCTGCTGGTTACATCGCCGGTGTCTTCTGTGCCATCGTCTCTCATCCTGCCGATACCGTCGTATCCAAGCTCAACCAAGACAGCTCGGCTACCGTCGGAGGAATCGTAGGCAAACTCGGATGGGGTGGAGTATGGAAGGGCTTGGGACCCAGGATCGTCATGATCGGTACTCTCACAGCTCTGCAATGGTTCATCTATGATGCCGTCAAG gtATGGCTCCGCATGCCAAGACCACCACCACCAGAGATGCCCGAGTCGATGAAGAAGAGGCTAGAAGCTGAGGCTAAGTAA
- the LOC143913565 gene encoding transmembrane emp24 domain-containing protein 1-like encodes MISLNAKLIFITLICNFIDSSLEYERDLTVNVDPGKSDCFYQQANKGQIIDIEFQVIDSTRGSLDVGFILSGPSKRILVALTRRQSGMARTEAEETGDYRFCFDNTHSTISSKTVYFDLLIDDETDNSEEDHPKAADGDEEDSQHDKFGEDLTEVANRVSIQLAKARRLQEAVAARSARDDHAAARSLLRVTVCSASNAAAVLTIGLLQVVFVRSLFDEKSRIHSIWNKIPLLKS; translated from the exons ATGATCTCTCTTAACGCA aaattGATTTTTATCACACTCATATGTAATTTTATCGATTCATCTTTGGAATACGAACGAGATTTAACGGTTAATGTCGATCCAGGAAAGTCGGATTGCTTCTACCAACAAGCCAATAAGGGGCAGATTATAGATATAGAATTTCAG GTAATCGACAGCACCAGAGGATCGTTAGATGTCGGATTTATACTATCGGGGCCTTCAAAACGAATCCTCGTAGCTCTGACCCGCCGACAATCTGGAATGGCTAGAACCGAAGCGGAGGAAACTGGAGATTATCGTTTTTGTTTCGACAATACTCACAGCACCATCAGCTCGAAGACG GTTTATTTCGATCTTCTGATCGACGATGAGACCGATAATAGCGAAGAGGACCACCCCAAAGCTGCAGACGGCGATGAAGAGGATTCGCAGCACGATAAGTTCGGCGAAGACTTGACTGAAGTCGCCAACCGTGTCTCCATTCAATTGGCCAAAGCGAGGCGTTTGCAAGAGGCCGTAGCGGCGCGTTCAGCTCGCGACGATCACGCCGCAGCTCGTAGTCTGTTACGAGTCACAGTATGCTCGGCTTCCAACGCTGCAGCAGTGCTCACCATCGGTCTTTTGCAA GTGGTATTTGTGCGGAGTCTCTTTGATGAAAAGTCGCGAATTCACAGCATATGGAACAAAATCCCACTGCTCAAGTCGTGA
- the mura gene encoding ring finger protein murashka — MNCGGGGHGSRRGYGRAGGGGRPPRRHARYKDYWNFSESGGRNEGGGGGGGNYLSGGGGGGGYPKPVPPIPSHRDDCLRDDNSHSRRNDGRGVDGRVDGRGPHSLLDQMASGSGGIESTVSNHHHHLQDTNPLAAAAGTSREQQPPRKTDSPSRKRRRISRHTSSGGESMSGVSLNGGGGPGLNGNDRGGNGAAGGPHFMHAPPLLHHQLPQHHNQHHSQQQPSPPLRRAGGASGGGHAGGRFGGRVPDRPWAGPEASYGHPPQHFMPSPPPPPQPLMLDINQVAASVPLGRREVWPYPPIYTPAPPLSCQVHGVYTHGGAQLTLGGYGPPGGFPAPRGFPSPPSHHHHYMHHAQRGDGSEIGINLGGGSDGNTGGGGDSPTSLLPTSQLTPPLLLGPEGRGNGGGGENRRPVRRIRHRWPLSPPRPQPPPPLLHLQHLHHRYHHHHHPHHPHHHASLHSLSAGGPLPLPPPGFFLNFLAMFPLSPYNGAEVTGAEPPETENYEALLSLAERLGEAKPRGLSKPEIDQLPSYKYDATTHQGDQSSCVVCMCEWEARQMLRVLPCSHEFHAKCVDKWLRANRTCPICRGNASEYLSAGGE; from the exons ATGAATTGCGGCGGAGGCGGTCACGGATCGCGAAGAGGCTACGGAAGAGCTGGTGGAGGAGGACGCCCCCCGAGGCGTCACGCTCGCTACAAAGACTATTGGAACTTCAG TGAAAGCGGCGGTCGCAATGAGGGAGGCGGAGGGGGTGGCGGAAACTATTTATCCGGCGGCGGCGGCGGTGGAGGCTATCCGAAGCCGGTGCCCCCGATTCCTTCGCACAGAGACGACTGCTTGCGTGACGACAACTCACACTCCCGTCGAAATG ATGGGCGCGGAGTTGACGGACGCGTGGACGGACGAGGACCGCACTCACTCCTCGATCAGATGGCTTCCGGCAGCGGCGGCATCGAATCAACAGTCTCGAACCATCACCACCAC TTGCAGGATACGAATCCCTTGGCGGCGGCTGCCGGCACCTCTCGAGAACAACAGCCGCCGAGAAAGACAGACAGCCCGTCTCGGAAGCGGCGTCGCATATCCAGGCACACTTCTTCAGGTGGCGAGTCCATGTCCGGGGTGTCGCTGAACGGAGGCGGGGGCCCCGGTCTCAACGGCAACGACAGGGGAGGGAACGGCGCGGCTGGAGGACCCCACTTCATGCACGCACCACCGTTGCTGCATCACCAGTTACCACAGCATCACAATCAGCATCATTCTCAGCAACAGCCCAG CCCACCGTTGCGAAGAGCTGGAGGTGCGAGTGGCGGGGGCCACGCGGGTGGCCGGTTCGGCGGTCGCGTACCCGACAGACCGTGGGCCGGACCCGAGGCGTCATACGGCCACCCGCCACAACACTTCATGCCGAGTCCACCGCCGCCGCCTCAGCCCCTCATGTTGGACATAAATCAG GTCGCTGCGAGTGTACCGTTGGGTCGGAGAGAAGTCTGGCCGTATCCACCTATCTACACACCTGCGCCGCCTTTATCTTGTCAG GTTCACGGAGTGTATACACACGGGGGTGCTCAGTTGACGCTCGGAGGATATGGACCGCCTGGGGGCTTCCCGGCGCCCCGCGGTTTCCCCTCGCCTCCGTCGCACCACCACCACTACATGCACCACGCTCAG AGGGGAGACGGTTCCGAGATTGGTATTAATCTCGGCGGCGGATCCGACGGCAACACCGGAGGCGGAGGGGACTCTCCGACGTCGCTCTTACCAACCAGTCAGCTCACGCCGCCGCTTCTACTCGGTCCTGAG GGTCGAGGAAATGGTGGTGGCGGAGAAAACAGACGTCCGGTGCGCCGCATTCGCCATCGGTGGCCGTTGTCGCCGCCTCGTCCTCAACCGCCGCCTCCGCTATTGCACTTGCAACACTTACACCATCGATATCATCATCACCACCATCCACACCATCCCCATCACCACG CGAGTTTACACAGCTTGAGCGCCGGCGGTCCACTTCCACTACCTCCTCCAGGATTCTTCCTGAACTTCCT TGCAATGTTTCCCCTGTCGCCGTACAACGGCGCTGAAGTCACCGGTGCAGAGCCACCAGAGACGGAGAACTACGAGGCGTTGCTGAGCCTGGCCGAAAGACTCGGCGAAGCCAAGCCTCGTGGCCTCTCTAAGCCGGAGATAGATCAGTTGCCCAGTTACAAATATGACGCTACAACCCATCAAG GTGATCAGAGCTCATGCGTTGTATGCATGTGCGAATGGGAAGCTCGGCAGATGCTTCGCGTCCTGCCTTGCTCACACGAATTCCACGCCAAGTGTGTCGACAAGTGGCTACGG
- the LOC143913745 gene encoding cytoplasmic dynein 2 intermediate chain 2-like isoform X2: MNDNESQTEPLKILNQTTSTNPLKDSGIQSDIQIESVPQTLSSSTLNSLSNWLKKISPMILSELKFNETSNVFDDDVSSEDEEQDSKLSIVQTICINATQDVNNELGTASLNLDQSNMNQMPIIGLSWNSIGYTLAAASGYLYHESWCEHIGSIFVYSKKSNAKDLIAIYETKMSSCITVIIFHPKESDLLAVATVSGEISLYNISHLNDGSNREVLLCSESSSHTGKCISSLLWLNNEQTNKYLMKTFSITEKILVSGGSDGKVIIWIVNLSTSSISKNTCFELYNAMARKTNLLPDISCVDFYHIFKTSDKMFLQSDQSLIDREDLDDYFAVGCKTGELLLCRTSTARSFGTSNLDPCVGNLEAHKACILNLSFSSTKPRILLTLGADQEIRIYDVIVNSPIQIIYLDNEFSCIKWLPTSGSSVIVSASKHTDLFPLQVFNVDTRREIALKGFVMDKSADVNVGQSTFEFHNREHNLLACGDVCGKISIMKIPIKNLQ; encoded by the exons ATGAACGATAATGAAAGTCAAACGGAGCCTTTGAAAATACTTAACCAAACAACATCAACAAATCCTTTGAAAGACTCGGGC ATACAATCAGATATTCAAATAGAGTCGGTACCTCAAACCTTGTCATCGAGCACTTTAAATAGTCTCAGTAACTGGCTAAAGAAAATCTCACCGATGATTTTATCGGAATTAAAATTCAACGAAACGAGCAATGTATTTGATGA TGATGTAAGTTCTGAAGATGAAGAGCAAGACTCTAAATTGTCCATTGTACAAACTATTTGCATTAATGCAACGCAAGATGTCAACAACGAATTAGGAACGGCCAGTTTAAATTTGGATCAATCCAATATGAATCAG atgCCGATTATAGGCCTATCGTGGAATTCAATTGGATATACTTTAGCCGCAGCCAGCGGTTATCTTTATCATGAAAGTTGGTGTGAACATATTGGAAGTATTTTCGTTTATAGTAAAAa AAGTAATGCCAAAGATTTAATAGCAATATATGAAACGAAAATGTCTTCATGCATTACAGTTATAATTTTTCATCCCAAAGAATCTGATTTACTGGCTGTAGCAACCGTTTCTG GTGAAATCTCACTATACAATATTTCACATTTGAATGACGGTTCGAATAGAGAAGTGCTTTTATGTTCTGAGTCAAGTTCTCATACTGGAAAGTGTATTTCTAGTTTATTATGGCTCAATAATGAACAAACAAATAAGTACTTAATGAAGACGTTTTCTATTACTGAAAAG ATATTAGTATCTGGTGGGTCTGATGGAAAAGTAATAATTTGGATTGTTAATCTTTCCACTTCTTCAATTTCGAAGAATACGTG CTTTGAATTGTACAATGCAATGGCTAGGAAAACAAATCTTTTACCTGACATAAGTTGTGTAGATTTTTATCACATATTTAAGACGAGTGATAAAATGTTTTTGCAGTCTGATCAGTCGCTAATCGACAG GGAAGATCTGGATGACTATTTTGCAGTCGGTTGCAAAACTGGTGAATTATTATTGTGTAGAACTTCAACTGCCAGGTCATTTGGAA CATCAAATTTAGACCCGTGTGTTGGAAATTTAGAAGCTCATAAGGCGTGCATATTAAATCTATCATTTTCTTCAACAAAACCTCGCATACTGCTCACATTAGGAGCCGATCAAGAGATTAGAATTTATGATGTTATAGTG AACTCGCCcattcaaataatatatttagataaTGAATTTTCATGCATAAAATGGCTTCCTACAAGTGGTTCATCGGTGATTGTATCTGCGTCAAAGCATACTGATTTATTTCCattacaa gTTTTTAATGTAGATACAAGAAGAGAGATCGCATTGAAAGGATTTGTAATGGACAAATCTGCCGATGTTAACGTTGGACAGAGTACATTCGAGTTTCATAATAGAGA ACACAATTTACTCGCTTGTGGAGATGTTTGCGGTAAAATATCTATAATGAAAAttccaattaaaaatttacaatag